The proteins below come from a single Vanacampus margaritifer isolate UIUO_Vmar chromosome 10, RoL_Vmar_1.0, whole genome shotgun sequence genomic window:
- the kcnk4a gene encoding potassium channel subfamily K member 10: MRCATVLALLLGVVLYLGMGALVFQNLEASQENDKFQELLTATNKFLDNHSCVSEREFYTLVKEVASAVEAGLEVGSLSSNFTTRWDVASAFFFCGAIITTIGFGNLSPRTRYGQLFCVCYALVGIPMFGILLAGVGDHMGTVLRRAVAKIETLFLKRQVRPTTVRVISAVLSILIGCLIFLAVPTVFFQKSEDWSFLESLYFVVITLTTVGFGDYVPDGSHAGGLFFKPLVWLWIVFGLAYFASILTMIGNWLRVLSKRTRAEMEELRAHATDWTQHMSKDFRIPNPLEFNDPFLLQRRRWKRSERRRIRRGAQVTLGYWARGGSDNGHWAGLSSSMSRLEGLGPPPERAMAARTRLGGAGTVPRAKPSEPAAALRQRVARRSLPHLFTRSFSLPAAASASVLDSPEAAVRDASFSGSDFDSRSDMSSASSSFSFLRKLQARRALQAEGGKLDAEEAARCGDDQPSPDPSSLPPSPSLSPHSTGLLDFFGENLAYIDESSDALSECGDERRRRPRKPKRKSLRSVRREPTHEWRPLQVRRPGGDLDPPSNPPTPPPDSLLPSLTHTDSPQTL, from the exons ATGCGCTGCGCCACGGTCCTGGCCCTCCTGCTGGGGGTGGTGCTGTACCTGGGCATGGGGGCGCTGGTCTTCCAGAACCTGGAGGCTTCCCAGGAGAACGACAAGTTCCAGGAGCTGCTCACCGCCACCAACAAATTCCTGGACAATCACTCCTGCGTCAGCGAGCGGGAATTCTACACGCTGGTCAAG GAAGTGGCGTCTGCGGTGGAAGCGGGTCTGGAGGTGGGCAGCCTCTCCTCCAACTTCACCACACGCTGGGACGTGGCCTCCGCCTTCTTCTTCTGCGGCGCCATCATCACCACCATCG GATTCGGGAACCTGTCTCCTCGCACACGTTACGGCCAGCTGTTCTGCGTGTGCTACGCCCTGGTGGGCATCCCCATGTTCGGCATCCTGCTGGCCGGAGTGGGCGACCACATGGGCACCGTGCTGCGCAGGGCCGTGGCCAAGATCGAGACCCTCTTTCTG aagCGTCAAGTGCGTCCCACCACGGTGCGCGTGATCTCCGCCGTGCTGTCCATCCTCATCGGCTGCCTCATCTTCCTGGCCGTGCCCACCGTCTTCTTTCAGAAGTCCGAGGACTGGTCCTTCCTGGAGTCGCTCTACTTTGTGGTCATCACGCTCACCACCGTGGGCTTCGGCGACTACGTGCCGG atGGTAGTCACGCTGGCGGTCTGTTCTTCAAACCTCTGGTGTGGTTGTGGATCGTGTTCGGGCTGGCCTACTTTGCCTCCATCCTCACCATGATTGGCAACTGGCTGCGGGTGCTCTCCAAGAGGACCCGCGCTGAG ATGGAGGAGCTGCGCGCTCACGCCACCGACTGGACGCAGCACATGTCCAAGGACTTCCGCATCCCCAACCCTCTGGAGTTCAACGACCCCTTCCTCCTGCAGCGCCGGCGCTGGAAGCGAAGCGAGCGTCGCCGCATCCGTCGCGGCGCGCAGGTGACGCTGGGCTACTGGGCCCGAGGGGGTTCCGACAACGGCCACTGGGCCGGCCTGTCCAGCTCCATGAGCCGGCTGGAGGGGCTGGGCCCCCCCCCGGAGCGAGCAATGGCGGCCAGGACCAGGCTGGGCGGCGCCGGCACCGTTCCCAGGGCCAAGCCGTCCGAGCCGGCGGCGGCTTTGCGTCAGCGGGTGGCGCGGCGCTCCTTGCCTCACCTGTTCACGCGTTCCTTCTCCCTCCCCGCCGCTGCGTCCGCCTCCGTGCTGGACTCCCCCGAAGCCGCCGTACGGGACGCTTCCTTCTCAGGATCGGACTTTGACTCCAGATCCGACATGTCTTCCGCGTCTTCGTCCTTCTCATTTCTCCGGAAACTCCAGGCTCGCCGCGCCCTCCAAGCGGAAGGCGGCAAACTGGACGCCGAGGAGGCGGCGAGATGCGGTGACGACCAACCCTCACCTGATCCGAGTTCCCTCCCCCCCTCGCCTTCGCTTTCTCCCCACTCCACGGGCCTCCTGGACTTTTTCGGCGAGAACCTGGCGTACATCGACGAGTCGTCGGACGCGCTGAGCGAGTGCGGCGACGAGAGGCGGCGGCGCCCGCGCAAACCCAAGCGCAAGAGCCTGAGGAGCGTGAGGAGGGAGCCGACGCACGAGTGGCGCCCCCTGCAGGTGAGGAGGCCCGGCGGGGACTTGGACCCGCCGTCCAATCCGCCCACGCCGCCTCCGGACTCGCTGCTGCCGTCGCTGACACACACGGACTCGCCGCAGACGCTTTGA
- the tgfb5 gene encoding transforming growth factor beta-2 proprotein translates to MWLSRLALLLLLRLSVALVKGINTCAFINLDEQKSRRIEAVRGQILSKLRIQSPPDDDDEAAAGAGAAAGVAVPAEVMLLYNSTRELLKERARLSDSTCERESSEEEYYAKEVQRIDMLPQRTQTNAVQPLPLDPHYRSVLFDVSSVDLTNSTLVKAEFRIFRAPNPQARASEQRVEIYQLLKPDEDSTSTQRYIDSRTVQPRARGSWMSVDVTETVKDWLSEPESNLGLKLGVHCPCCTFVPSTNNIVPNKSEELEALFAGVDDEQLRQLKKQSQVKGQADFSSKTPHLILTLLPSDRVDNPTKRNRKKRAAATDAATCSRGSESGCCLRSLYIDFRRDLNWKWIHEPKGYKANFCAGNCPYLWSANNHYNLILPLYNKLNPEASASPCCVPQDLEPLTIMYFIGRSPRVEQLSNMVVKSCKCR, encoded by the exons ATGTGGCTGTCTCGCTTGGCTCTCCTGCTCCTTCTCCGGCTGTCGGTCGCGCTGGTCAAGGGCATCAACACGTGCGCCTTCATCAACCTGGACGAGCAAAAGTCGCGGCGCATCGAGGCGGTGCGCGGGCAGATTCTCAGCAAGCTGCGCATCCAGAGTCCgccggacgacgacgacgaggcggcggcgggggcgggggcggcggcCGGCGTTGCGGTGCCCGCGGAGGTCATGTTGCTGTACAACAGCACGCGGGAGCTGCTGAAGGAGCGAGCGCGTCTGTCCGACTCGACGTGCGAGCGGGAGAGCAGCGAGGAGGAATACTACGCCAAAGAAGTGCAGAGGATCGATATGCTGCCCCAGCGCACGCAAACCA ACGCGGTGCAGCCGCTGCCGCTGGACCCGCATTACCGAAGCGTCCTGTTTGACGTGAGCAGCGTGGACCTGACCAACAGCACGCTGGTCAAGGCCGAGTTCAGGATCTTCCGAGCCCCCAACCCGCAGGCCCGGGCCTCCGAGCAGAGAGTGGAGATCTATCAG CTGCTGAAGCCGGACGAGGACAGCACGTCCACGCAGCGCTACATCGACTCTCGCACCGTGCAGCCGCGGGCGAGGGGAAGCTGGATGTCGGTGGACGTCACCGAAACCGTCAAGGACTGGCTGTCGGAGCCAG AAAGCAATCTGGGCTTGAAGCTGGGAGTCCACTGCCCCTGCTGCACCTTCGTCCCCTCCACCAACAACATTGTTCCCAACAAGAGCGAGGAACTGGAGGCTCTCTTTGCAG GCGTGGACGACGAGCAGCTGCGCCAGCTAAAGAAGCAGAGCCAGGTGAAAGGTCAGGCGGATTTCAGCAGCAAGACGCCTCACCTCATCCTCACCCTGCTGCCCAGCGACCGAGTGGACAACCCGACCAAGAGGAACCGCAAGAAGAGGGCGGCGGCCACCGACGCCGCCACCTGCTCGCG CGGTTCCGAGTCGGGCTGCTGCCTGCGCTCGCTCTACATCGACTTCCGGCGCGACCTCAACTGGAAGTGGATCCACGAGCCCAAAGGTTACAAGGCCAACTTCTGCGCCGGCAACTGTCCTTACCTCTGGAGCGCCAACAACCACTACAACTTG ATCCTGCCGCTGTACAACAAGCTGAACCCCGAAGCGTCGGCGTCGCCCTGCTGCGTCCCCCAGGACCTGGAGCCCCTCACCATCATGTACTTCATCGGCCGCAGCCCCCGAGTGGAGCAGCTCTCCAACATGGTGGTCAAGTCCTGCAAGTGTCgctag